A single genomic interval of Arachis duranensis cultivar V14167 chromosome 7, aradu.V14167.gnm2.J7QH, whole genome shotgun sequence harbors:
- the LOC107496992 gene encoding amino acid transporter AVT6C, which translates to MSPVAGARVPLLPATKLVAEVPPATVSGAVFNVATSVIGAGIMSVPATMKVLGVVPAFLMIFVTAILAEISVEFLMRFTHSGETTTYAGVMREAFGSLGAVAAQVGVIITNLGCLIMYLIIIGDVVSGKQGEGEVHLGILQQWFGIQWWNSREFALLIVLIFVMLPLVMFRRVESLKFSSAISTFLAVAFVGICSVMAIIAIVQGHTQTPRFFPQLDQNTSFFDLFTAVPVIVTAYTFHFNVHPIGFELEKPSDMTKAVRIALLLCAGIYFAIGLFGYLLFGDSIESDILINFDQNATGSAVGSLLNTLVRLSYAFHVMLVFPLLNFSLRANIDEFLFPKKPLLSTDNKRFLTITLALLVSSYVFAIALPDIWYFFQFLGSTSAVCLAFIFPASIVLRDAPGIATKRDKMIALIMVIVAAVTSVIAISTNICNYFGSSSS; encoded by the exons ATGTCCCCGGTGGCCGGAGCACGCGTCCCACTCTTGCCAGCTACTAAGCTGGTGGCGGAGGTGCCTCCGGCGACGGTATCCGGTGCCGTGTTCAACGTGGCGACGAGCGTAATTGGCGCGGGAATTATGTCAGTTCCGGCGACGATGAAGGTGCTGGGAGTAGTTCCGGCGTTCTTGATGATATTTGTAACGGCGATTCTGGCGGAGATATCAGTGGAGTTTCTGATGAGGTTCACGCATTCCGGGGAAACGACGACGTATGCCGGCGTGATGAGGGAGGCGTTTGGTTCGTTAGGAGCAGTTGCTGCACAAGTTGGTGTTATAATCACTAACCTTGGATGCTTAATTATGTACCTAATTATTATCG GTGATGTTGTTTCTGGGAAGCAAGGAGAAGGAGAAGTACACTTGGGAATCTTGCAGCAATGGTTTGGAATTCAATGGTGGAATTCTCGTGAATTTGCACTCCTTATTGTCTTGATTTTTGTTATGCTTCCCTTGGTCATGTTCCGTCGCGTAG AGTCGTTGAAATTCAGCTCTGCAATATCAACGTTTCTTGCTGTGGCATTTGTTGGAATATGTTCGGTTATGGCTATTATTGCTATTGTGCAAGGACACACACAAACGCCTAGATTTTTTCCTCAATTGGATCAAAATACTTCTTTCTTTGATCTCTTCACAGCTGTTCCTGTCATTGTCACAGCCTACACTTTCCATTTCAATG TGCATCCAATTGGTTTTGAGCTTGAGAAGCCATCAGACATGACGAAAGCGGTTAGAATAGCATTGTTGCTGTGTGCCGGAATATACTTTGCAATAGGGCTATTTGGGTACCTGTTGTTTGGAGATTCAATAGAATCAGACATTCTCATAAACTTTGATCAGAATGCTACTGGTTCTGCTGTTGGTTCATTGCTTAACACATTGGTCCGTTTGAGCTATGCTTTCCATGTGATGTTGGTGTTCCCTTTGCTCAACTTCTCATTGAGAGCCAACATTGATGAGTTCCTGTTCCCCAAGAAGCCTCTTCTTTCCACAGACAACAAGAGATTTCTTACCATTACTCTCGCATTGTTGGTGTCTAGCTATGTTTTTGCTATAGCACTTCCAGATATTTGGTacttctttcaatttcttggATCAACTTCTGCTGTCTGCCTTGCCTTCATCTTCCCTGCTTCAATTGTTTTAAG AGATGCTCCTGGTATAGCAACAAAGAGGGACAAAATGATAGCACTAATTATGGTTATAGTAGCTGCAGTAACAAGTGTGATTGCCATCTCCACCAACATATGCAATTATTTCGGTAGCAGTAGTTCATGA
- the LOC107496987 gene encoding amino acid transporter AVT6C, whose product MKLEPNTITTTATQVNVPLLDDSQEDSQQHGSISGAVFNISTTMIGAGIMSIPATIKVLGILPGFILIVFVALVTDVTVEFMLRYTAHGKSLTYASMVGESFGSFGSLAVKICVIITNLGVLIIYFIILGDVLCGNESKGSTHLGILQEWFGIHWWTSRAFALLLVALFIMLPLVMLRRVDSLRYSSAISILLALVFVAICSSMAFYALWCGKTQPLRLLPDFSQVTVLDLFTTVPVFVTGFGFHVNVHPIRAELGKPGDMNLAVRIALMICVGIYFAIGFFGYLLFGDSIMADMLVNFDQNSNTSGGRLLNDIVRLSYALHLALVFPIMNYSLRANIDELIAFSNRDNNNRPPLALDTPRFVSLTLGLLAFTYLVAVAIPNIWYFFQFLGSTTIVCLSFIFPASIILRDTHGISKTKDQVMAIVVIVLAVGTSGIAIWTNLYG is encoded by the exons ATGAAATTGGAACCCAACACAATAACCACAACCGCCACCCAAGTTAATGTCCCTCTCCTCGACGACTCCCAGGAAGATTCTCAACAACATGGGTCCATTTCCGGGGCAGTCTTCAACATCTCAACCACCATGATCGGTGCCGGAATCATGTCGATTCCGGCAACCATCAAGGTTCTGGGCATACTCCCTGGCTTCATTCTTATTGTTTTTGTGGCGTTGGTAACCGATGTCACCGTGGAGTTTATGTTAAGGTACACCGCACATGGAAAATCTCTTACATATGCTTCCATGGTTGGTGAATCATTTGGCTCATTCGGCTCCCTTGCCGTCAAGATTTGTGTCATCATAACAAACCTTGGTGTTCTTATCATTTACTTCATTATTCTCG GAGACGTGCTGTGTGGAAATGAATCGAAAGGAAGCACACATTTGGGCATCCTTCAAGAATGGTTTGGGATCCACTGGTGGACCTCGCGCGCTTTTGCTCTTCTTCTAGTTGCTCTTTTCATAATGCTCCCACTTGTTATGTTACGCCGTGTTG ATTCATTAAGGTATAGTTCAGCAATATCAATCCTACTAGCATTGGTGTTTGTTGCAATATGCTCTTCCATGGCTTTTTATGCATTGTGGTGCGGCAAAACTCAGCCACTGAGGTTACTTCCTGATTTCTCTCAAGTCACTGTCCTTGATCTTTTCACCACTGTCCCTGTCTTTGTCACTGGTTTTGGATTTCATGTCAATG TTCATCCAATTAGAGCAGAGCTAGGAAAACCAGGGGACATGAATTTGGCAGTGAGGATAGCATTGATGATATGTGTAGGCATATACTTTGCAATTGGCTTCTTTGGTTACCTGTTGTTTGGAGACTCAATCATGGCAGATATGTTAGTCAACTTTgaccaaaactccaacacaagTGGTGGTAGATTGCTCAATGACATAGTTAGGTTAAGCTATGCACTCCACCTTGCCCTTGTATTCCCCATCATGAATTATTCCTTGAGGGCCAACATTGATGAACTTATTGCATTCTCAAATCGTGATAATAACAATAGGCCTCCTCTTGCATTAGACACACCAAGATTTGTGTCATTAACTCTTGGATTGCTAGCATTCACATATTTGGTGGCAGTGGCAATTCCAAACATTTGGTATTTCTTTCAGTTCTTGGGCTCTACTACCATTGTTTGCCTCTCATTCATTTTCCCTGCCTCAATCATTCTAAG GGATACGCATGGCATATCAAAGACAAAAGATCAAGTGATGGCAATAGTAGTGATAGTTTTGGCTGTAGGGACCAGTGGAATTGCTATATGGACCAACTTGTATGGTTGA
- the LOC107496936 gene encoding alpha-soluble NSF attachment protein 2-like → MGDNLEKGQDYEQKAEKKLGGWGLFGSKFDDAADLFERAANCYKLAKSWDKAGATYVKLANCHIKLDSKHEAAGAYVDAAHSYKKVNISEAVSCLDQAVNLFCEIGRITMAAKYLKEIAELYESEQNIEQAIAYYEKSADFYENEEGTTSANQCKAKVAQFASQLEQYQKAIEIYEDIARQSLNNNLLKYGARGHLLNAGICQLCKGDVVAITNALERYQEMDPTFGGTREYRLLANIASAMDEEDVTKFTEVIKEFDSMSPLDSLKTTLLLRVKEKLKAKELEEDDLT, encoded by the exons ATGGGGGATAATTTGGAAAAAGGGCAGGATTACGAACAGAAAGCAGAGAAGAAGCTCGGTGGTTGGGGATTGTTTGGTTCCAAATTCGACGATGCTGCAGACCTATTCGAAAGAGCCGCTAATTGCTACAAGCTCGCAAAATCTT GGGATAAAGCAGGAGCCACCTATGTGAAGTTGGCAAATTGCCATATCAAG TTGGATAGCAAACATGAAGCTGCCGGTGCCTATGTTGATGCAGCACATAGTTACAAAAAAGTTAATATAAGTG AGGCTGTATCTTGCTTAGACCAAGCTGTAAATCTTTTCTGTGAAATTGGAAGAATCACTATGGCAGCTAAATATTTGAAG GAAATTGCGGAGTTGTATGAATCTGAACAGAACATTGAGCAGGCCATTGCTTACTATGAAAAGTCTGCTGACTTttatgaaaatgaagaagggaCAACTTCTGCAAACCAGTGCAAGGCAAAAGTTGCTCAATTTGCTTCTCAACTAGAACA ATACCAGAAGGCAATTGAGATTTACGAAGACATAGCACGCCAATCTCTCAACAATAATTTGCTGAAATATGGAGCTAGAGGGCATCTTCTTAATGCCGGCATTTGCCAACTTTGCAAGGGAGACGTTGTCGCTATCACCAATGCGTTGGAGCGATATCAG GAGATGGATCCAACATTTGGAGGCACACGTGAATATAGACTATTGGCG AATATTGCTTCCGCGATGGATGAAGAAGATGTCACAAAATTTACCGAAGTTATCAAGGAATTCGATAGCATGAGCCCTCTG GATTCATTGAAGACAACGCTTCTTTTGAGGGTGAAGGAAAAGCTGAAAGCCAAAGAACTTGAGGAGGATGATCTTACTTAA